A genomic region of Streptomyces sp. NBC_00247 contains the following coding sequences:
- the rpsF gene encoding 30S ribosomal protein S6: MRHYEVMVILDPDLEERAVSPLIENFLSVVREGNGKVEKVDTWGRRRLAYEIKKKPEGIYSVLDLQAEPAVVKELDRQMNLNESVLRTKVLRPETH; the protein is encoded by the coding sequence ATGCGTCACTACGAAGTGATGGTCATCCTCGACCCCGATCTGGAAGAGCGCGCTGTCTCTCCCCTGATCGAGAACTTCCTCTCCGTCGTCCGTGAGGGCAACGGAAAGGTTGAGAAGGTCGACACCTGGGGCCGTCGTCGGCTCGCTTACGAGATCAAGAAGAAGCCCGAGGGCATCTACTCGGTCCTCGACCTGCAGGCCGAGCCTGCGGTCGTCAAGGAGCTCGACCGCCAGATGAACCTGAACGAGTCGGTCCTCCGGACCAAGGTCCTCCGTCCCGAGACCCACTGA
- a CDS encoding single-stranded DNA-binding protein has protein sequence MAGETVITVVGNLVDDPELKFTSSGAAVAKFRVASTPRIFDRQTNEWKDGEGLFLTCSVWRQAAENVAESLQRGMRVIVQGRLKQRSYEDREGVKRTVYELDVDEVGPSLKSATAKVTKTAGRGGQGGQGGYGGGGQQGGGNWGGGPGGGGQQGGGGAPGADPWATGAPSGGQQGGGQGGWGGSSGGSSGGGYSDEPPF, from the coding sequence ATGGCAGGCGAGACCGTCATCACGGTCGTCGGCAATCTCGTCGACGACCCCGAGCTGAAGTTCACCTCTTCCGGTGCGGCGGTCGCGAAGTTCCGTGTCGCGTCCACACCCCGCATCTTCGACCGGCAGACCAACGAGTGGAAGGACGGCGAAGGCCTGTTCCTCACCTGCTCGGTCTGGCGTCAGGCGGCGGAGAACGTCGCGGAGTCGCTTCAGCGAGGCATGCGCGTCATTGTGCAGGGCCGGCTGAAGCAGCGGTCCTACGAGGACCGTGAGGGTGTCAAGCGCACGGTCTACGAGCTGGATGTCGACGAAGTCGGCCCCAGCTTGAAGAGCGCCACGGCCAAGGTCACCAAGACCGCTGGTCGCGGTGGCCAGGGCGGCCAGGGTGGATACGGCGGCGGCGGCCAGCAGGGCGGCGGCAACTGGGGCGGCGGTCCCGGTGGCGGTGGCCAGCAGGGCGGCGGCGGCGCTCCCGGCGCTGACCCGTGGGCAACCGGCGCACCCTCCGGCGGCCAGCAGGGCGGGGGCCAGGGCGGCTGGGGCGGAAGCTCCGGCGGTTCCAGCGGCGGCGGCTACTCGGACGAGCCCCCTTTCTAG
- the rpsR gene encoding 30S ribosomal protein S18: protein MAKPPVRKPKKKVCAFCKDKTQYVDYKDTNMLRKFISDRGKIRARRVTGNCTQHQRDVATAVKNSREMALLPYTSTAR from the coding sequence ATGGCGAAGCCGCCTGTGCGCAAGCCTAAGAAGAAGGTCTGCGCGTTCTGCAAGGACAAGACCCAGTACGTGGACTACAAGGACACGAACATGCTGCGGAAGTTCATTTCCGACCGCGGCAAGATCCGTGCCCGCCGCGTTACGGGCAACTGCACTCAGCACCAGCGTGACGTCGCCACGGCAGTCAAGAACAGCCGTGAGATGGCGCTGCTGCCCTACACGTCCACCGCGCGATAA
- the rplI gene encoding 50S ribosomal protein L9: MKIILTHEVTGLGAAGDVVDVKDGYARNYLVPRGFAIRWTKGGEKDVAQIRRARKIHEIATIEQANEIKAKLESVKVRLAVRSGDAGRLFGSVTPADVASAIKAAGGPEVDKRRVEFGSPIKTLGGHQVSVRLHPEVAAQLGVEVVAA, encoded by the coding sequence ATGAAGATCATCCTCACCCACGAGGTCACTGGCCTCGGTGCCGCCGGCGACGTCGTCGACGTCAAGGACGGATACGCTCGCAACTACCTGGTCCCGCGTGGCTTTGCCATTCGCTGGACCAAGGGTGGCGAGAAGGACGTGGCCCAGATCCGCCGCGCCCGCAAGATCCACGAGATCGCGACGATCGAGCAGGCCAACGAGATCAAGGCCAAGCTCGAGTCCGTGAAGGTTCGTCTGGCTGTTCGCTCCGGCGACGCCGGCCGCCTCTTCGGCTCCGTCACCCCGGCCGACGTCGCTTCGGCGATCAAGGCTGCCGGTGGCCCGGAGGTCGACAAGCGTCGCGTCGAGTTCGGTTCGCCGATCAAGACGCTTGGCGGACACCAGGTGTCCGTGCGCCTGCACCCTGAGGTTGCGGCGCAGCTCGGCGTCGAGGTCGTCGCTGCCTGA
- a CDS encoding MATE family efflux transporter → MTKAPATPASGRRRHDREIVALAVPAFGALVAEPLFLMVDSAIVGHLGTRQLAGLGVSAALLSTAVSVFVFLAYATTAAVARRLGAGDLASAIRQGMDGIWLALLLGALVVAAVLPTAPWIVDIFGASGTAAPYATTYLRISTLGIPAMLVVLAATGVLRGLQDTRTPLYVAIGGFSANAILNAVLVYGVGLGIAGSAWGTVIAQVAMAVAYLIVVVRGARRHKASLRPDAAGIRASARAGVPLLIRTLSLRAVLVIATAVAARLGDVDIAAHQIVLSLWTLTAFALDAIAIAGQAIIGRYLGAGDAKGAREACRRMVEWGLAAGVLLGALIVLARPLFIPLFTSDSSVRDTLLPALLVVAVSQPIAGVVFILDGVLMGAGDGRYLALAMLVTLAVFAPVALLIPTLGGELTALWWAMDLMMTVRLITLWLRARSGRWLVTGATR, encoded by the coding sequence ATGACCAAGGCCCCCGCGACACCGGCATCAGGCCGCCGACGCCACGACCGAGAGATCGTCGCACTCGCCGTGCCCGCCTTCGGCGCACTCGTGGCCGAACCCCTCTTCCTCATGGTCGACAGCGCGATCGTGGGTCACCTCGGCACCCGGCAACTGGCTGGACTCGGGGTGTCCGCCGCCCTCCTCTCGACCGCCGTCAGCGTCTTCGTCTTTCTCGCGTACGCCACCACCGCTGCCGTTGCCCGCCGCCTCGGAGCGGGTGATCTCGCCTCCGCGATCAGGCAGGGCATGGACGGCATCTGGCTCGCTCTCCTCCTCGGTGCCCTGGTGGTTGCCGCCGTCCTTCCGACCGCCCCATGGATCGTGGACATCTTCGGCGCCTCCGGGACGGCGGCCCCCTACGCGACCACCTATCTCCGCATCTCGACTCTCGGGATACCGGCCATGCTGGTCGTACTGGCGGCGACCGGAGTTCTGCGCGGACTCCAGGACACCCGCACTCCGCTGTACGTCGCCATCGGCGGCTTCTCCGCCAATGCGATCCTCAACGCGGTCCTGGTCTACGGCGTCGGGCTGGGCATCGCAGGGTCGGCCTGGGGCACCGTGATCGCGCAGGTGGCCATGGCGGTGGCCTACCTGATCGTGGTCGTCCGGGGCGCCCGACGGCACAAGGCGTCTCTCCGCCCCGACGCGGCAGGCATCCGCGCGAGCGCTCGGGCCGGAGTTCCGCTACTGATCCGTACCCTTTCCCTGCGCGCGGTCCTGGTCATCGCCACCGCCGTTGCCGCCCGGCTCGGAGACGTGGACATCGCGGCGCATCAGATCGTCCTCTCGCTCTGGACTCTCACAGCCTTCGCCCTGGACGCCATCGCCATCGCCGGCCAGGCGATCATCGGACGCTATCTCGGCGCCGGCGACGCCAAGGGCGCGCGTGAGGCGTGCCGTCGAATGGTGGAGTGGGGCCTCGCCGCAGGGGTGCTGCTCGGCGCGCTCATCGTGCTCGCCCGGCCCCTCTTCATCCCGCTGTTCACCAGCGACTCGTCGGTACGGGACACACTGCTGCCCGCGCTGCTGGTGGTGGCAGTCTCCCAGCCGATCGCCGGCGTCGTCTTCATCTTGGACGGGGTGCTCATGGGCGCAGGGGACGGGCGCTATCTGGCTCTGGCGATGCTCGTCACCTTGGCCGTTTTCGCCCCCGTCGCCCTGCTGATCCCCACCCTCGGCGGCGAGCTCACCGCACTCTGGTGGGCCATGGACCTGATGATGACCGTGCGGCTCATCACCCTCTGGCTACGCGCCCGCTCAGGGCGATGGCTGGTCACCGGTGCCACCCGCTGA
- the dnaB gene encoding replicative DNA helicase: protein MDEPWADVGPSDRLPVSRQRRGDRGDRGGRDDQHDRDRDNGWDGGSPGFERVPPQDLDAEQSVLGGMLLSKDAIAEVVEVIKGHDFYRPAHETVYTAILDLYAKGEPADPITVAAELVRRGEITKVGGAPYLHTLVQSVPTAANASYYAEIVHERAVLRRLVEAGTKITQMGYAADGDVDEIVNSAQAEIYAVTEQRTSEDYLPLGDIMEGALDEIEAIGSRSGEMTGVPTGFTDLDALTNGLHPGQMIVIAARPAMGKSTLALDFARACSIKGNLPSVIFSLEMGRNEIAMRLLSAEARVALHHMRSGTMTDEDWTRLARRMPDVSAAPLYIDDSPNLSMMEIRAKCRRLKQRNDLKLVVIDYLQLMQSGGSKRAESRQQEVSDMSRNLKLLAKELELPVIALSQLNRGPEQRTDKKPMVSDLRESGSIEQDADMVILLHREDAYEKESPRAGEADLIVAKHRNGPTATITVAFQGHYSRFVDMAQT, encoded by the coding sequence TTGGACGAGCCCTGGGCCGACGTCGGTCCCAGCGACCGTCTGCCTGTCTCCCGTCAGCGCCGCGGTGACCGCGGTGACCGCGGTGGCCGGGACGACCAGCACGACCGGGACCGTGACAACGGCTGGGACGGCGGTTCTCCGGGATTCGAGCGGGTTCCTCCGCAGGACCTGGACGCCGAGCAGTCGGTGCTCGGCGGCATGCTGCTCTCCAAGGACGCCATCGCGGAGGTCGTGGAGGTCATCAAGGGGCACGACTTCTACCGCCCCGCCCACGAGACCGTCTACACGGCGATTCTCGATCTCTACGCCAAGGGCGAGCCCGCCGACCCGATCACGGTCGCCGCCGAGCTGGTCCGGCGCGGCGAGATCACCAAGGTCGGTGGCGCGCCGTACCTCCACACCCTCGTCCAGTCGGTGCCGACCGCGGCGAACGCCTCGTACTACGCCGAGATCGTCCATGAGCGTGCCGTGCTGCGCCGTCTGGTCGAAGCGGGTACGAAGATCACGCAGATGGGCTACGCGGCCGACGGAGACGTCGACGAGATCGTCAACTCCGCCCAGGCCGAGATCTACGCCGTCACCGAGCAGCGCACCAGCGAGGACTACCTGCCGCTCGGCGACATCATGGAGGGGGCGCTCGACGAGATCGAGGCGATCGGCTCCCGCAGCGGGGAGATGACCGGTGTCCCCACCGGATTCACCGACCTCGACGCACTGACCAACGGCCTGCACCCCGGCCAGATGATCGTCATCGCAGCCCGCCCCGCCATGGGTAAGTCGACCTTGGCGTTGGACTTCGCACGGGCATGCTCGATCAAGGGCAACCTTCCGAGCGTGATCTTCTCCCTGGAAATGGGGCGGAACGAGATCGCGATGCGTCTGCTCTCGGCGGAGGCGCGCGTAGCGCTGCACCACATGCGCTCGGGCACGATGACGGACGAGGACTGGACGCGACTGGCCCGGCGGATGCCGGACGTCTCGGCGGCCCCGCTGTACATCGACGACTCGCCCAACCTCTCCATGATGGAGATCCGGGCGAAGTGCCGTCGTCTGAAGCAGCGCAACGACCTGAAGCTGGTGGTCATCGACTACCTGCAGCTGATGCAGTCCGGTGGTTCGAAGCGTGCCGAGAGCCGTCAGCAGGAGGTCTCGGACATGTCCCGAAACCTGAAGCTCCTCGCCAAGGAGCTGGAGCTGCCGGTGATCGCGCTCTCGCAGCTGAACCGAGGTCCCGAGCAGCGTACGGACAAGAAGCCGATGGTCTCCGACCTCCGTGAGTCCGGCTCCATCGAGCAGGACGCCGACATGGTGATCCTGCTGCACCGCGAGGACGCGTACGAGAAGGAGTCCCCTCGCGCCGGCGAAGCGGACCTGATCGTCGCCAAGCACCGTAACGGTCCGACCGCGACGATCACGGTGGCGTTCCAGGGCCACTACTCCCGCTTCGTGGACATGGCGCAGACCTGA
- a CDS encoding putative quinol monooxygenase translates to MTTTTNTARPIALYGFLRPRPERADEVRRLLLSFVAPTRQEPGNLQYHLHEHEDGRIFLYEVWRSQEDLDRHNATPPLRAFLENLSTYLDGPSDGFFDTMISPYPEGGPAAV, encoded by the coding sequence ATGACCACCACGACGAACACGGCTCGCCCCATCGCCCTCTACGGCTTCCTCCGGCCCCGGCCGGAGCGCGCGGACGAGGTCCGGCGCCTCCTCCTCTCCTTCGTGGCGCCCACCAGGCAGGAGCCCGGCAACCTGCAGTACCACCTGCACGAGCACGAGGACGGCCGCATCTTCCTGTACGAGGTCTGGCGCTCCCAGGAAGACCTCGACCGCCACAACGCGACGCCCCCGCTGCGCGCCTTCCTGGAGAACCTGTCGACCTACCTGGACGGGCCCTCGGACGGCTTCTTCGACACCATGATCAGTCCGTACCCGGAAGGCGGACCGGCAGCCGTGTGA
- a CDS encoding MerR family transcriptional regulator, translated as MKIGELSEATGTSVRLLRYYEEQGLLESHRLASGHRRYEDGAPVEVRRIRSFLDAGLPTRVIRDLLPCVDADGTVDGCKLEALQDHLGGLDDRISALSQARTSLTGLITATQAHEGSSAP; from the coding sequence ATGAAGATCGGTGAGCTGTCCGAGGCGACGGGCACCTCCGTCAGGCTGCTGCGTTACTACGAGGAGCAGGGCCTCCTGGAGTCTCATCGCCTCGCGAGCGGCCACCGCCGCTACGAGGACGGCGCCCCGGTCGAGGTCCGCCGCATTCGCTCGTTCCTGGACGCCGGCCTGCCGACCCGGGTCATCCGGGACCTGCTGCCGTGCGTCGACGCTGACGGCACGGTCGACGGCTGCAAGTTGGAGGCTCTTCAGGACCACCTGGGGGGTCTGGACGACCGGATCTCCGCGCTGTCGCAGGCGCGCACCTCGCTGACCGGGCTCATCACCGCCACTCAGGCCCACGAGGGTTCGTCCGCCCCATGA
- a CDS encoding serine hydrolase domain-containing protein, with product MTSWNEELLPATRRALLHRTATAQRDGRTPSMVAGVLRDGRIGWSGGRSGVDGHEPDSDTQYRIGSITKTFTAVLVLRLRDEGLLDLDEQVEKHLPGSGVGGVSIRQLLGHGAGLTAETPSPWWERTPGETRPDLAAVLGEQPFRHPAGLRHHYSNPGYTVLGSLVEAVRGDSWEAVLQREILEPLGMRRTSVEPRAPHAGGWAVHPWADVMLPEPSHDLGLMAPAGQLWSTVGDLLTFAGFLAEGDDRVLSAASVQEMRAPSVPLESGDWEGTYGLGLQVVRRGGRTLFGHSGSLPGFLACLWVCAEDDVAAVVLTNATSGPPITEVAQDLVRIVAEAEPRIPEPWRPLPEVDQDLLALTGPWYWGTQRYVVKLLDDRGLELAPLAGTGRGATFRAEQDGGWTGLSGYHAGERLRIVRNDDGSVAHLDLGSFVFTREPYDPVAAIPGGVDPEGWRGLAR from the coding sequence ATGACGTCGTGGAACGAAGAACTGCTGCCGGCTACCCGCCGGGCCCTGCTGCACCGCACCGCCACCGCTCAGCGGGACGGGCGCACCCCCTCCATGGTGGCCGGAGTGCTCCGGGACGGGCGGATCGGCTGGAGCGGGGGGCGCAGCGGTGTCGACGGACATGAACCCGACAGCGACACCCAGTACAGGATCGGCTCGATCACCAAGACCTTCACCGCCGTCCTGGTCCTCCGGCTGAGGGACGAGGGGCTGCTCGACCTGGACGAGCAGGTGGAGAAGCACCTGCCCGGCTCCGGAGTCGGAGGGGTGAGCATCCGCCAGCTTCTCGGCCACGGTGCGGGCCTCACCGCCGAGACACCGTCCCCGTGGTGGGAACGGACGCCCGGAGAGACTCGCCCGGACCTGGCCGCTGTCCTGGGCGAGCAGCCCTTCCGGCACCCGGCCGGCCTCCGTCACCACTACTCGAACCCCGGTTACACCGTGCTCGGTTCCCTCGTCGAGGCCGTACGGGGTGACTCCTGGGAGGCGGTCCTGCAGCGCGAGATCCTGGAGCCGTTGGGGATGCGCCGTACGAGCGTGGAGCCCCGGGCTCCGCACGCGGGAGGCTGGGCAGTGCACCCCTGGGCGGATGTGATGTTGCCCGAGCCGAGCCACGATCTGGGGCTGATGGCTCCTGCCGGGCAGCTCTGGTCGACCGTCGGGGATCTCCTCACCTTCGCGGGCTTCCTCGCCGAGGGGGACGACAGGGTGCTGAGCGCTGCCTCGGTCCAGGAGATGCGGGCCCCCTCCGTGCCGCTCGAAAGCGGCGACTGGGAGGGTACGTACGGTCTCGGGCTCCAGGTCGTCCGCAGGGGCGGGCGCACTCTGTTCGGGCATTCCGGCTCGCTGCCCGGGTTCCTGGCCTGCCTCTGGGTGTGCGCGGAGGACGACGTGGCGGCCGTGGTGCTCACCAACGCGACGTCGGGTCCCCCGATCACCGAGGTGGCCCAGGACCTCGTACGGATCGTCGCGGAGGCGGAACCCCGCATCCCGGAGCCCTGGCGCCCGCTGCCCGAGGTCGACCAGGACCTGCTGGCCCTGACGGGACCCTGGTACTGGGGCACCCAGCGGTACGTGGTGAAGCTGCTCGACGACCGCGGTCTGGAGCTGGCCCCGCTGGCGGGGACCGGCCGGGGGGCGACGTTCCGGGCGGAGCAGGACGGCGGCTGGACCGGTCTCAGCGGATACCACGCGGGGGAGCGGTTGCGGATCGTACGGAACGACGACGGGTCGGTGGCCCATCTGGACCTGGGATCCTTCGTCTTCACCCGTGAGCCCTACGACCCGGTGGCGGCCATCCCCGGCGGTGTCGACCCGGAGGGCTGGCGAGGGCTGGCTCGCTGA
- a CDS encoding GNAT family N-acetyltransferase, producing MKELLIRPATLADIPTIVALLADDPLGAQRESPDDLSPYEKAFHRLAGDANQHLMVAVRGDRVVGTAQLTIVPGLSRRGATRSVIEGVRVHSEERGNGLGTRLIQWAVDESRRQECQLVQLTSDASRTDAHRFYERLGFTPSHVGFKLAL from the coding sequence ATGAAGGAACTGCTGATACGGCCCGCGACCCTGGCCGACATCCCGACCATCGTCGCGCTGCTCGCCGACGACCCATTGGGCGCACAACGCGAGTCTCCCGACGACCTCTCACCGTACGAGAAGGCGTTCCACCGGCTCGCGGGCGATGCGAATCAGCACCTGATGGTCGCCGTGCGCGGCGACCGGGTGGTGGGGACCGCCCAACTCACCATCGTCCCCGGCCTGTCGCGGCGTGGCGCCACCCGTTCCGTCATCGAGGGGGTCCGGGTGCACAGCGAGGAGCGCGGCAATGGTCTCGGAACGCGGCTGATCCAGTGGGCCGTTGACGAGTCCCGTCGCCAGGAGTGCCAGTTGGTCCAGCTGACCTCCGACGCGTCCCGGACGGACGCTCACCGGTTCTACGAGCGCCTGGGCTTCACCCCGAGCCACGTGGGCTTCAAGCTCGCGCTCTGA
- a CDS encoding MarR family winged helix-turn-helix transcriptional regulator, with protein sequence MTATDPALTALSQGWCALSLLHGKIEAHIERALQAGHDLSVREYSLLDVLSRQHQGPGGHLQMKQVADAVVLSQSATTRLVTRLEDRGLLTRYLCDTDRRGIYTDVTEAGIALLTEARPTNDTALRAALDEAAEHPELTPLVRAVEGLKVPA encoded by the coding sequence ATGACCGCCACGGACCCCGCCCTGACCGCCCTTTCCCAAGGCTGGTGCGCTCTTTCCCTGCTGCACGGAAAGATCGAGGCGCACATCGAGCGGGCTCTGCAGGCCGGTCACGACCTCAGCGTCCGCGAGTACTCCCTGCTGGACGTACTGAGCCGACAGCACCAGGGACCCGGCGGCCATCTCCAGATGAAGCAGGTGGCCGACGCGGTGGTGCTGAGCCAGAGCGCCACCACTCGCCTGGTGACCCGCCTGGAGGACAGGGGGCTGCTCACCCGGTACCTCTGCGACACGGACCGCCGGGGCATCTACACCGACGTGACCGAAGCGGGCATCGCCCTGCTCACGGAGGCCCGGCCCACCAACGACACCGCGCTGCGGGCCGCTCTCGACGAGGCGGCCGAGCATCCCGAACTGACGCCGCTGGTCAGGGCGGTCGAGGGGCTCAAGGTCCCCGCGTAG
- a CDS encoding MFS transporter, whose product MPLALLALAIGAFGIGTTEFVIMGLLPEVAADFQVSIPAAGFLVTGYALGVVAGAPLMTLLGTKISRKRMLMLLMGLFIIGNVVSALAPVFGVMIVGRVIASLAHGAFFGIGSVVAADLVAPQKKAGAIAMMFTGLTVANVVGVPLGTYIGQTAGWRVTFFVVAGLGVIGLLGVAKLVPEQPRPEGVRLRHELAAFRNVQVLLAMAMTVLGFGGVFAAITYITPMMTGIAGFAPSSVTWLLVLFGVGMVGGNLLGGKFADRHLMPMLFVTLGSLAVVLALFTVTAHNKIAAAVTIVLIGALGFATVPPLQKRVLDQASGAPTLASAVNIGAFNLGNALSAWLGGIVIAAGFSYTAPNWVGAALAGAALILAVVSSLLERHQARDSRIAATHVPEPAAVPATAQS is encoded by the coding sequence ATGCCGCTAGCGCTCCTCGCCCTCGCCATCGGGGCTTTCGGAATCGGGACCACCGAGTTCGTGATCATGGGGTTGCTCCCCGAGGTGGCCGCGGACTTCCAGGTGTCCATCCCGGCCGCGGGCTTCCTGGTCACGGGGTACGCGCTCGGTGTGGTCGCGGGCGCCCCGCTCATGACGCTGCTGGGTACCAAGATCAGTCGCAAGCGCATGCTGATGCTGCTGATGGGCCTCTTCATCATCGGTAACGTCGTGTCCGCCCTGGCCCCCGTGTTCGGCGTCATGATCGTCGGACGAGTGATCGCCTCGCTCGCCCACGGAGCGTTCTTCGGTATCGGATCGGTCGTCGCGGCCGACCTGGTGGCCCCGCAGAAGAAGGCCGGCGCCATCGCCATGATGTTCACCGGTCTCACCGTCGCCAACGTGGTCGGCGTTCCGCTGGGCACGTACATCGGCCAGACCGCCGGATGGCGGGTCACGTTCTTCGTCGTCGCCGGCCTCGGAGTGATCGGCCTGCTCGGCGTGGCGAAGCTCGTGCCGGAACAGCCCCGTCCCGAAGGCGTACGACTCCGTCATGAGCTGGCGGCCTTCCGGAACGTTCAGGTCCTGCTCGCCATGGCCATGACGGTGCTGGGCTTCGGGGGCGTCTTCGCCGCGATCACCTACATCACTCCGATGATGACCGGGATCGCCGGTTTCGCGCCGTCCTCGGTCACCTGGCTGCTGGTTCTCTTCGGAGTCGGCATGGTGGGCGGCAACCTGCTGGGCGGGAAGTTCGCGGACCGGCATCTGATGCCGATGCTCTTCGTCACGCTCGGCTCACTCGCCGTCGTCCTGGCCCTGTTCACCGTGACCGCGCACAACAAGATCGCCGCGGCCGTCACCATCGTCCTCATCGGCGCCCTGGGGTTCGCCACCGTGCCGCCCCTGCAGAAGAGGGTGCTGGACCAGGCGTCGGGTGCTCCGACACTGGCCTCCGCCGTTAATATCGGCGCCTTCAACCTGGGCAACGCGCTCTCCGCCTGGCTCGGCGGCATCGTGATCGCGGCCGGTTTCAGCTACACCGCGCCCAACTGGGTCGGTGCCGCACTCGCGGGAGCCGCTCTGATCCTCGCGGTGGTCTCCAGCCTGCTGGAGCGCCACCAGGCGCGGGACAGCCGGATCGCCGCCACCCACGTCCCCGAACCGGCAGCCGTGCCGGCGACGGCCCAGTCCTGA
- a CDS encoding GlcG/HbpS family heme-binding protein has translation MSTTTRTAVAPLTIEDAEALIEAARTAAEAAGVAAAVTVLDAGGHLLAFRRDDRAVLIAGETSTRKAYTALQLNSPTADLVEAVQPGGIFHSLTTALDRPLLFIAGGVPVHRDGQLIGAVGVGGGAPQQDHGFATGAVASLV, from the coding sequence TTGAGCACCACCACCCGCACCGCCGTCGCGCCGCTCACCATCGAGGACGCGGAGGCTCTGATCGAGGCAGCCCGTACCGCCGCCGAGGCGGCCGGCGTCGCAGCCGCCGTCACCGTGCTCGACGCCGGTGGGCACCTGCTCGCCTTCCGCCGGGACGACCGCGCCGTCCTCATCGCGGGCGAGACCAGCACCCGTAAGGCCTACACCGCCCTGCAGCTGAACTCCCCCACGGCCGACCTCGTGGAGGCGGTCCAGCCCGGCGGGATCTTCCACTCGTTGACGACCGCGCTCGACCGTCCGCTGCTCTTCATCGCGGGCGGAGTGCCGGTGCACCGCGACGGTCAGCTGATCGGCGCCGTGGGTGTCGGTGGCGGTGCTCCCCAGCAGGACCACGGATTCGCCACCGGCGCCGTGGCCTCGCTGGTCTGA
- a CDS encoding GNAT family N-acetyltransferase, which yields MPSIRHALPDNLPIRLLTRDDLVACADLSEDRGWPRDEHRWGLLLAAGTGYGIDDPTGKGLAAACVVTSYGPTHAALGMMLVAERFARQGAGRRLLVHVLAAHGDTPMTLFATDQGRPLYEKLGFAVVGSVERLVGRFLEDVRAEAEGADDASATTRRATARDLPAVMALDAPVFGGERTQVLARLPAFSDHFRVAERAGELVGFAALWPSDGSHVVGPLIALDTETAKALVASLASVTELTLRVEVDARHTELRRWLAEHGLTSVSSTALMAKGCPDVPGDWSRRFAPLTVATG from the coding sequence ATGCCCAGCATCCGGCACGCCCTGCCCGACAACCTGCCCATCCGGCTTCTCACCCGGGACGACTTGGTCGCCTGTGCCGATCTCAGCGAGGACCGGGGATGGCCCCGGGACGAACACCGGTGGGGCCTGCTCCTCGCGGCGGGTACGGGCTACGGCATCGACGATCCCACCGGCAAGGGGCTGGCGGCCGCCTGTGTGGTGACCTCCTACGGACCCACTCACGCCGCGCTCGGCATGATGCTGGTCGCGGAGCGGTTCGCACGACAGGGCGCGGGCCGCCGTCTGCTCGTCCATGTTCTGGCCGCACACGGGGACACACCCATGACCCTCTTCGCGACGGATCAGGGCCGTCCTCTCTACGAGAAGCTGGGCTTCGCCGTCGTGGGGAGCGTGGAGAGGCTGGTCGGACGTTTCCTGGAGGACGTGCGGGCGGAGGCCGAAGGAGCGGACGACGCGTCCGCGACGACGCGTCGGGCGACGGCCCGGGATCTGCCGGCGGTCATGGCGCTCGACGCCCCGGTCTTCGGCGGCGAGCGGACGCAGGTGCTCGCCCGGTTGCCCGCTTTCTCGGATCACTTCCGGGTAGCCGAGCGGGCGGGCGAGCTGGTGGGATTCGCAGCGCTCTGGCCCAGCGACGGGAGCCACGTGGTCGGGCCGCTCATCGCCCTGGACACGGAGACCGCGAAGGCGCTGGTGGCCTCGCTCGCCTCCGTCACGGAACTCACCCTGCGGGTGGAAGTCGACGCCCGGCACACCGAGCTGCGGCGCTGGCTCGCCGAGCACGGCCTGACATCCGTGTCCAGCACGGCGCTGATGGCCAAGGGGTGCCCGGATGTGCCCGGCGACTGGAGTCGTAGATTCGCCCCGCTGACCGTCGCGACGGGCTGA